In Paenibacillus phoenicis, one genomic interval encodes:
- a CDS encoding ABC transporter permease — MKRKNRRYLLGLVPFVVMVALFQLVPIVSMITGSVSMEDGAGMTLGYYTRIFQSEYYLKAIQNSLLISVFSSVIGIAVGLACAYAVTRFAPRMRDRLIMVSNMTSNFAGVPLAFAYIILLGSNGVFTLLFKQWGWDVLAGFNLYSWSGLVLVYVYFQVPLALLLLYPSFYGIREQWKEAASLLGASPWQFWRTIGIPVLLPAVFGTLGILFANAMGAYATAYALVGSNFNLLAVRIGNLVSGDVVTEPQLGNALAVILGLSTLLAVYLNHKMTQRLHRFQPGSAEQKVRNQRKWTKLKSPALKEEL, encoded by the coding sequence GTGAAGCGGAAAAATCGCCGGTATTTGCTTGGGCTCGTTCCTTTCGTCGTCATGGTGGCCCTGTTCCAGCTGGTGCCAATCGTGTCGATGATTACGGGAAGCGTCAGCATGGAGGACGGCGCCGGAATGACGTTGGGGTATTACACCCGAATTTTTCAAAGCGAGTATTATCTCAAAGCGATTCAGAACAGCTTGCTGATTTCGGTCTTTTCAAGCGTGATCGGGATTGCCGTTGGATTGGCCTGCGCTTACGCGGTGACGCGATTTGCACCGAGGATGCGGGACCGTCTGATCATGGTGTCCAATATGACATCGAATTTCGCCGGCGTACCGCTCGCCTTCGCGTACATTATTCTGCTGGGGAGTAACGGGGTATTTACTTTGCTCTTTAAGCAGTGGGGCTGGGACGTGCTTGCCGGTTTTAACTTATACAGCTGGTCGGGGCTGGTGCTGGTGTATGTCTATTTCCAGGTTCCCCTGGCTTTATTGCTGCTGTACCCTTCGTTTTACGGCATTCGTGAGCAATGGAAAGAGGCGGCATCGCTGCTGGGCGCAAGTCCTTGGCAGTTTTGGAGAACGATCGGGATTCCGGTACTGCTGCCAGCCGTGTTCGGTACGCTGGGGATTTTATTCGCGAATGCCATGGGTGCTTACGCGACTGCTTATGCCCTCGTCGGAAGTAACTTCAACCTGCTCGCCGTACGGATTGGCAACCTGGTTTCCGGTGACGTTGTAACCGAGCCGCAGCTGGGGAATGCGCTGGCAGTAATCCTAGGCCTGTCGACGCTATTGGCGGTGTATCTGAACCACAAGATGACTCAGCGGCTGCACCGGTTCCAACCCGGCTCGGCGGAACAGAAGGTCCGCAATCAGCGAAAATGGACAAAGCTGAAGTCGCCTGCGCTGAAGGAGGAATTGTGA
- a CDS encoding ABC transporter permease has protein sequence MQTSSKKAGWAPRTLMSLLMIYLLLPLLATMIYAFAKEWQATLLPESWTLEWFGEMFQDARFLDALWKSLYLCAISIVLSLAVMLPAVFIITVYLPRMESFMKGIVVLPYAVPGVVAAVGLIRAYSSGPMNISGTAYILIGAYFVIVLPYMYQGIRNSLLTVSAPELLNAAEMLGAGRIKAFVTVILPNIWPGVVTSTLLSFSVLFGEFVMTNMLVGGHIQTIQVYLSRRMNESGHLASAIAISYFLFILALSMVLMKLGKQVNRGISE, from the coding sequence ATGCAGACTTCAAGCAAAAAAGCAGGCTGGGCCCCGCGCACCCTGATGTCGCTGCTCATGATTTACTTGCTGCTTCCCTTGCTGGCAACGATGATCTACGCGTTTGCGAAAGAGTGGCAAGCAACCCTTCTGCCGGAAAGCTGGACGCTGGAATGGTTTGGTGAGATGTTTCAGGATGCGCGTTTTCTGGATGCGTTATGGAAGTCGCTGTACCTCTGCGCGATCAGCATCGTGCTTAGCCTAGCCGTCATGCTGCCGGCAGTGTTCATTATCACCGTCTATTTGCCCCGGATGGAGAGCTTCATGAAGGGAATTGTCGTGCTTCCTTATGCTGTGCCCGGCGTCGTTGCCGCAGTGGGGCTGATCCGAGCGTATTCCTCCGGCCCGATGAATATTTCGGGGACCGCTTATATTTTGATCGGCGCGTATTTCGTCATCGTCCTGCCTTATATGTATCAGGGTATCCGCAACAGCCTGCTCACCGTATCGGCACCAGAGCTGCTGAATGCCGCGGAGATGCTGGGCGCCGGCCGCATAAAGGCGTTTGTGACCGTGATTTTGCCAAACATCTGGCCGGGGGTGGTGACGTCGACGCTGCTGTCTTTTTCCGTCCTCTTTGGGGAGTTTGTCATGACGAACATGCTGGTGGGCGGTCATATTCAGACGATCCAGGTGTATTTGTCGCGGCGGATGAATGAAAGCGGGCATTTGGCCAGCGCGATTGCGATTTCGTATTTTTTGTTTATTCTGGCGTTGTCCATGGTCTTGATGAAGCTCGGCAAACAAGTAAACAGGGGGATTTCGGAATGA
- a CDS encoding ABC transporter ATP-binding protein, with product MKPYLKLEGIRKQFGSAAVLNRVNLDIREGELVTLLGPSGCGKSTLLRCIAGLTEIDEGQIWLDDKDIVNLPPRSREIGMVFQSYALFPNLTVRENIEYGMRMRGMAKEARRQRSSELLELIDLTDKRDAYPAQLSGGQQQRVALARSLAVRPKVLLLDEPLSALDAKIRKNLRTEIREIQKQFNMTTIFVTHDQEEALTLSDRVCLMNQGNIIQQGTPEELYAKPATEFVARFMGSYNVLTRAEALRLFGTVPGDAESYAIRPEALSLIGPEQAADPAHAGKPIVEGNVHSASILGNVIRYAIDAAGIRLTVDVLNDGRSRRFEENRPVTLVMDHAQLLQLEKEGA from the coding sequence ATGAAGCCATATCTGAAGCTGGAAGGGATCCGTAAGCAGTTCGGATCGGCGGCGGTGCTGAATCGTGTGAATTTAGATATCCGCGAAGGGGAGCTGGTTACGCTGCTCGGGCCTTCGGGTTGCGGAAAAAGCACGCTCTTGCGCTGCATCGCCGGCCTGACGGAGATCGACGAAGGGCAGATCTGGCTGGACGATAAGGACATCGTCAACCTGCCTCCCCGCAGTCGGGAGATCGGCATGGTGTTCCAATCGTACGCCTTGTTCCCGAATTTGACGGTCCGCGAAAATATCGAATACGGCATGCGGATGCGCGGCATGGCCAAGGAAGCACGCCGCCAGAGATCCAGCGAACTGCTCGAGCTCATCGATTTGACCGATAAGCGGGACGCTTATCCCGCACAGCTGTCGGGGGGACAGCAGCAGCGCGTAGCGCTCGCCCGTTCCCTGGCCGTCCGTCCGAAGGTGCTGCTGTTGGATGAGCCGCTCAGCGCGCTTGATGCGAAAATTCGCAAAAATCTGCGCACAGAAATCCGCGAGATTCAGAAGCAATTCAACATGACCACGATCTTCGTCACGCACGATCAGGAAGAAGCGTTAACCTTGTCCGACCGGGTCTGCCTGATGAACCAGGGGAATATCATACAGCAAGGGACCCCGGAGGAGTTGTACGCCAAGCCCGCAACGGAGTTCGTTGCGCGGTTCATGGGCAGCTATAACGTGCTGACGCGGGCCGAAGCGTTACGGCTATTCGGCACGGTGCCCGGCGATGCGGAGAGTTACGCCATCCGGCCGGAGGCGCTCTCGCTTATTGGACCGGAGCAAGCGGCTGACCCGGCCCATGCGGGCAAGCCCATCGTGGAGGGCAACGTTCACTCGGCATCGATCCTCGGCAACGTTATTCGTTACGCCATCGATGCCGCCGGCATCCGCCTGACGGTGGATGTGCTGAACGATGGACGCTCTCGGCGGTTCGAGGAGAACCGCCCTGTCACCCTCGTTATGGATCACGCGCAATTGCTGCAGCTAGAGAAGGAAGGGGCTTAG
- a CDS encoding DeoR/GlpR family DNA-binding transcription regulator, with amino-acid sequence MSISSEERKRVIMEQLKQEGQVKVPELSHRFTVSEETVRRDLILLEKEGLAKRVYGGAVLPKLTSYEPPYLQRQKDKAEEKERIGRAAAELIESGDTIAIDIGTTTLEMAKAIAGRERLTILTNSLAVAYHLMESLNGGRFSGKIFVVGGELNPEQQSLSGTIGEHILSQFRVDKAFISIGGISLERGISDYDVDETGMSRRMIEAASRTIVLADASKLGKEAFVEIAPLSQVHAIVSDVAAPKEWLQKLRGHRIQWIEATN; translated from the coding sequence TTGTCAATTTCATCTGAGGAGCGCAAGCGCGTCATTATGGAGCAGTTGAAGCAGGAGGGACAGGTGAAGGTCCCGGAGCTGTCGCATCGTTTTACCGTATCGGAGGAGACCGTGCGCCGCGATTTGATCCTGTTGGAGAAAGAAGGTTTGGCTAAAAGAGTCTACGGCGGTGCGGTCCTCCCCAAATTGACCAGCTACGAGCCGCCGTATTTGCAGCGCCAGAAGGACAAGGCGGAGGAGAAGGAGCGGATCGGCCGCGCTGCTGCCGAGCTGATCGAATCTGGGGACACCATCGCCATCGACATCGGGACGACAACGCTGGAGATGGCCAAGGCGATCGCCGGCCGGGAGCGGCTGACGATCCTGACGAACTCGCTGGCGGTGGCGTATCACCTGATGGAGTCGCTGAATGGCGGGAGGTTTTCCGGGAAGATTTTTGTGGTCGGCGGGGAATTAAATCCGGAGCAGCAGTCGTTATCGGGGACAATTGGCGAGCACATTCTGTCGCAATTCCGGGTCGACAAGGCGTTTATCTCCATTGGCGGAATATCCTTGGAGCGGGGGATCAGCGATTATGACGTCGATGAAACGGGCATGTCGCGCCGGATGATCGAGGCGGCATCCCGTACGATTGTGCTGGCTGATGCGTCAAAGCTGGGCAAGGAAGCATTCGTGGAGATCGCGCCGCTGAGCCAAGTACACGCCATTGTCAGCGACGTTGCCGCCCCGAAGGAATGGCTGCAGAAGCTGCGCGGCCATCGCATTCAATGGATCGAGGCCACTAACTGA
- a CDS encoding alkaline phosphatase family protein — protein MSFAKAEAEAKKLVVVVLDGLRYDAARKYLGYMEHLVEQGEAACYQVQSQLPSLSRPLYEVLLTGTPVTRNGITANHISRLSREQSVFHLAVAAGLRTAAAAYHWVSELYNRAPFNPVTDRHQHDEKQPIQHGIFYFEDHYPDSHLFLDAEHLRTTYDPNFLYIHSMNIDDMGHKHGGESKQYEGAVRTVDGILATLVPLWRSQGYEIIVTSDHGMNAMGQHGGTQPEERNVPLYVFGELPIPSPKLQGDQGLSQLYLAPLMCHYLGIEPSEAMVKWE, from the coding sequence ATGTCATTCGCAAAGGCAGAAGCAGAAGCCAAGAAGCTCGTTGTGGTTGTGCTGGATGGATTAAGATATGATGCGGCCCGCAAGTATCTCGGGTATATGGAGCATCTTGTAGAGCAAGGGGAGGCGGCCTGCTATCAAGTGCAGTCGCAGCTGCCGAGCCTATCGCGCCCGCTCTATGAAGTGCTGCTGACCGGTACGCCGGTGACCCGAAACGGCATTACGGCGAACCATATCAGCAGGCTAAGCCGGGAGCAAAGCGTGTTTCACCTTGCCGTCGCCGCGGGATTACGAACGGCTGCCGCCGCGTACCACTGGGTCAGTGAGCTGTACAACCGCGCGCCGTTTAACCCGGTGACCGACCGGCATCAACATGACGAGAAGCAGCCGATACAGCACGGGATTTTTTATTTCGAGGATCACTATCCAGACAGCCATCTGTTCCTTGATGCGGAGCATTTGCGCACAACGTACGACCCCAACTTCCTGTATATCCATTCGATGAACATCGACGATATGGGGCATAAGCACGGCGGGGAAAGCAAGCAGTATGAGGGCGCCGTCCGGACGGTGGATGGGATTCTGGCTACGCTGGTACCGCTGTGGAGATCGCAAGGGTATGAGATTATCGTCACATCCGATCACGGGATGAACGCGATGGGGCAACACGGCGGCACTCAGCCGGAGGAGCGCAACGTTCCGCTGTATGTGTTTGGTGAGCTGCCGATTCCTTCGCCGAAGCTCCAGGGCGATCAGGGGCTGTCACAGCTCTACTTGGCTCCGCTGATGTGCCATTATCTAGGAATCGAGCCTTCCGAGGCCATGGTGAAATGGGAGTAG
- a CDS encoding PHP domain-containing protein — protein MKVDMHFHLEEGPYSLRWLSRTLQGLAATEPGPDPALGHHTIEYAEEMTKLLSRRMEKGCYSEEWLDRYLIRGRERGIQEFGVVDHLYRFRECRPYYEKHMLLDDSRVGKLQRAWLDQVCVASIQDFVDFVTEAKKTRPDLALGIEADFFPGGEAELGEILAGYDWDYVIGSVHFLEGWGFDNPEAKTGFDGRDPVQTYADYYELLRQACVSGLFHIIAHPDNLKVFGFRPADEKKLLPYYRSIAKEMARSGVATEINTGLAYRYPIAESCPSPLFLSVLAHYGVPLTLSSDAHFPDDIGTLLDTALADAIDQGYKEMAVFRDGKRRMVPIFANHTAAK, from the coding sequence ATGAAGGTTGATATGCATTTTCATCTGGAGGAAGGTCCGTATTCCTTGCGCTGGCTTTCGCGTACACTGCAAGGGTTGGCGGCGACCGAGCCGGGGCCGGATCCGGCCTTGGGGCATCATACGATCGAATATGCCGAGGAAATGACAAAGCTGTTGTCCCGGCGGATGGAGAAGGGATGTTATAGCGAAGAGTGGTTGGATCGCTACTTGATCCGGGGACGCGAACGCGGAATTCAGGAGTTTGGCGTCGTTGATCATTTATACCGGTTCCGGGAGTGTCGGCCATATTACGAAAAACACATGCTGCTGGACGACAGCCGGGTTGGCAAGCTGCAACGGGCCTGGTTGGATCAGGTGTGCGTAGCTTCCATCCAGGATTTCGTTGACTTTGTGACGGAAGCGAAGAAGACGCGGCCCGATCTCGCGCTTGGCATCGAGGCGGATTTCTTCCCCGGCGGCGAAGCGGAGTTGGGCGAAATTTTGGCGGGTTATGATTGGGATTACGTGATTGGCTCGGTGCATTTCCTGGAAGGATGGGGGTTCGACAATCCGGAGGCCAAGACAGGCTTCGACGGCCGGGACCCCGTGCAAACGTACGCAGATTATTATGAATTGCTGCGGCAGGCCTGCGTCTCAGGGTTGTTTCACATCATCGCGCACCCGGATAACTTGAAGGTGTTTGGGTTCCGGCCGGCCGATGAGAAGAAGCTGCTGCCGTATTACCGGAGCATCGCCAAGGAAATGGCGCGAAGCGGCGTAGCCACGGAGATCAATACCGGTCTCGCATACCGCTATCCTATCGCGGAGAGTTGCCCAAGCCCATTGTTCCTGTCCGTATTAGCCCATTACGGGGTCCCGTTGACGTTATCCTCGGACGCTCATTTTCCGGACGATATCGGTACGCTGCTTGATACGGCCTTGGCCGATGCGATCGATCAGGGATACAAGGAGATGGCAGTGTTTCGAGACGGGAAGCGGCGGATGGTGCCGATCTTCGCAAATCACACAGCGGCCAAGTAG
- a CDS encoding PspA/IM30 family protein, with the protein MGMLSRFKDVMRSNLSAMLEGSQDPAATVDEYLRQLRLDLGQVKAESAAVQAAEDRANRALDECAEEVRKLQRYAEKAVESGDESAALKFLERKAKQAERLQELQTAYEQAANQAAQMKQMEERLVSDLQKLEARQATLKSKLAEAAALNKAQAAGGTEAALRELEAKADQALNEAMALAELRAGSQEDDLDAIFAELEKSNAAGAKPEEATASTPEDELAALKAKLNK; encoded by the coding sequence GTGGGGATGTTGTCGAGATTTAAAGATGTGATGCGGTCGAATCTTTCCGCCATGCTGGAGGGTTCGCAGGATCCGGCGGCGACGGTGGATGAATACCTGCGTCAATTACGGCTGGATTTAGGGCAGGTCAAGGCGGAGTCAGCTGCGGTTCAGGCGGCGGAAGACCGGGCGAATCGCGCGCTGGACGAATGCGCCGAGGAAGTCCGGAAGCTGCAGCGGTATGCGGAGAAGGCGGTGGAATCGGGCGATGAATCTGCCGCGCTAAAATTCCTGGAGCGGAAGGCGAAGCAGGCGGAACGGCTGCAGGAGCTGCAGACGGCCTATGAGCAAGCAGCGAATCAGGCCGCCCAGATGAAGCAGATGGAGGAGAGGCTGGTCTCCGATCTGCAGAAGCTGGAAGCGCGGCAAGCGACGCTTAAGAGCAAGCTGGCAGAGGCCGCTGCGTTGAACAAGGCCCAGGCTGCTGGGGGAACAGAAGCGGCGCTTCGCGAGCTGGAGGCGAAGGCCGATCAAGCGTTGAATGAAGCGATGGCTTTGGCGGAGCTTCGGGCGGGATCGCAGGAAGACGATCTGGACGCTATCTTCGCGGAGCTGGAGAAGAGCAATGCTGCGGGAGCGAAGCCGGAGGAAGCAACAGCATCGACTCCTGAAGATGAACTAGCGGCGCTCAAGGCGAAATTAAATAAATGA
- a CDS encoding TPM domain-containing protein, which produces MNKRWVVVYSLLLLIMLNMLTPLTAQAESPLANKQLIYDEAELLSPGEIEDLNALANEYGPKRELDIIIYTTDNPEGEDVVKLTEDFYDERAPGYDKPHGNAVILTLDMLNRDLYLAGFYKGEKYLDDSRLDKIRNKITPMLSAGDYHGAFAEYIRTAYRYAEFRPGVNPDNPLFNTGIQLVIALVIGAGVVFMMAFRSGGRITVSGRTYEDSANSGVIWRQDNYLHTTVTKTKIESSNSGGGGSSGGGGGGTTSGGHSHSGSRGSF; this is translated from the coding sequence ATGAACAAGCGATGGGTCGTGGTGTACTCGTTGCTGCTCTTGATCATGCTAAATATGCTGACCCCGTTAACGGCTCAGGCTGAATCGCCGCTTGCGAATAAGCAGCTGATTTATGACGAGGCCGAACTTCTCTCTCCGGGAGAAATTGAAGACCTAAACGCGTTGGCGAATGAATATGGGCCCAAAAGAGAGCTCGACATCATCATCTATACCACGGACAATCCTGAAGGCGAGGATGTTGTGAAGCTGACGGAGGATTTCTACGATGAACGGGCTCCGGGTTACGACAAACCGCATGGCAACGCCGTGATTTTGACGTTGGATATGCTGAACCGGGATCTATATCTGGCAGGGTTCTATAAAGGGGAGAAATACCTGGACGACAGCCGTTTGGACAAAATCCGCAACAAGATTACCCCGATGCTGTCCGCAGGCGATTATCACGGTGCGTTTGCAGAATACATACGCACGGCCTACCGGTACGCGGAGTTTCGGCCGGGGGTGAATCCGGATAACCCGCTGTTCAACACCGGCATTCAGCTTGTGATTGCACTGGTGATCGGGGCGGGGGTCGTCTTCATGATGGCGTTCCGAAGCGGCGGTCGGATCACGGTGAGCGGTCGTACCTATGAGGATTCGGCCAATTCTGGCGTCATTTGGCGACAAGACAATTATCTGCATACGACGGTAACGAAGACGAAGATTGAGAGCAGCAACAGCGGCGGCGGTGGCAGCAGTGGAGGTGGCGGCGGCGGTACAACCAGCGGCGGACACTCCCATAGCGGAAGCCGAGGATCATTTTAA
- a CDS encoding SPFH domain-containing protein, with the protein MSFFKSQFANVVEWEEFRDDMIFWKWSNREIKKGSKLIIRSGQDAIFMNNGKIEGIFKEEGEYNIASEIVPFLSTLKGFKFGFNSGMRVEVLFVNTKEFTVRWGTQNPVLIPTPQLPGGMPIRANGTFNFKVNDYVTLIDKIAGVKQSYLVEDVKLRITSVLDQLLMKWISREGKDMFNLQANAAEIARGIREDLDMQVMDDGLAITGFQVMSFSYPKEIQEMITKTASHEMIGNLAKYQQVSMTDGIASGKVQGGGAASDMAGMMMGMNLAKEMMKNLNPEPGQGKDHPQPQSQSQNSGASQPSQPAAPSASEADSKRPNFCPNCGNKNEGANFCPNCGQKLV; encoded by the coding sequence ATGAGTTTTTTTAAGAGCCAATTTGCCAATGTCGTGGAGTGGGAAGAATTCCGGGACGACATGATTTTCTGGAAATGGAGCAACCGTGAAATTAAAAAAGGGAGTAAGCTGATCATCCGCTCGGGGCAGGACGCGATTTTTATGAATAACGGGAAAATCGAGGGGATTTTTAAGGAGGAAGGCGAATATAACATTGCCTCGGAGATCGTGCCGTTCCTGTCCACGCTGAAGGGGTTTAAGTTCGGCTTCAACAGCGGGATGCGGGTTGAGGTGTTGTTCGTCAATACAAAGGAGTTTACCGTCCGGTGGGGCACGCAAAATCCGGTGTTAATCCCTACGCCGCAGCTCCCCGGGGGGATGCCGATTCGTGCGAACGGCACGTTTAACTTCAAGGTCAACGACTATGTGACCTTAATCGATAAGATTGCAGGGGTCAAGCAAAGCTATTTGGTGGAGGACGTCAAGCTTCGGATCACCTCCGTGCTCGATCAACTGCTGATGAAGTGGATTAGCCGGGAAGGCAAAGATATGTTTAATCTGCAGGCTAACGCCGCGGAGATCGCACGAGGCATTCGGGAAGACCTCGATATGCAGGTCATGGACGACGGGTTGGCCATCACAGGCTTCCAGGTGATGAGCTTCAGTTATCCGAAGGAAATTCAGGAGATGATCACGAAGACGGCGTCGCATGAAATGATCGGCAATTTAGCGAAATACCAGCAGGTCAGCATGACGGACGGCATCGCCTCAGGCAAGGTGCAAGGCGGCGGGGCCGCTTCGGATATGGCGGGGATGATGATGGGGATGAACCTGGCCAAGGAAATGATGAAAAACCTGAATCCGGAACCGGGTCAGGGGAAAGATCATCCGCAGCCGCAGTCCCAGTCGCAAAACTCGGGGGCGAGCCAACCGTCGCAACCTGCAGCGCCTTCCGCCTCGGAAGCGGACTCTAAGCGGCCGAACTTCTGTCCCAACTGCGGGAATAAGAACGAAGGCGCGAACTTCTGTCCGAATTGCGGGCAGAAGCTGGTGTAG
- the mscL gene encoding large conductance mechanosensitive channel protein MscL codes for MWKEFKAFALKGNVLDLAIGVIIGAAFGNIVTSLVNDMLMPVIGLLVGGINLKELQFQYGDTVLKYGAFLQTVIDFFIVSFSIFLFVKGINKLRRKEKEEPKSEAPPAPSKEEVLLAEIRDLLKQRALEEK; via the coding sequence ATGTGGAAGGAATTTAAAGCCTTTGCGCTCAAAGGGAACGTGCTTGATCTGGCCATCGGGGTGATTATTGGTGCCGCCTTCGGAAACATCGTGACTTCCCTGGTCAACGACATGCTGATGCCGGTTATCGGGTTGCTGGTAGGCGGTATTAACTTGAAAGAGTTACAGTTTCAATACGGAGACACGGTGTTGAAATACGGAGCTTTCCTGCAAACCGTCATCGATTTCTTTATTGTCTCCTTCTCCATCTTCCTCTTCGTCAAGGGTATCAACAAACTGAGACGCAAAGAGAAAGAGGAGCCCAAGTCCGAAGCGCCGCCCGCCCCTTCCAAAGAAGAGGTGCTGCTGGCCGAAATCCGTGATTTGTTAAAGCAAAGAGCGTTGGAGGAGAAGTGA
- a CDS encoding DMT family transporter: protein MWFLFALLTSLAWGSADLFYKKGSDSRDPFSHLKIVVMVGLVMGIHGTAYLLIQGLSFDPIDMIRYLPVSALYILSMAIGYFGLRYIELSIASPVQNSSGAVTAILLYLFFPHDLGWMDITGVAIITFGVVGLAILEKQEERMALKSGTENLNAKYQIGVMAITFPLLYCLLDGLGTFADGIYLDELKLIGEDAALLAYEFTFFLCAAVVYIYLVAVKKQRFNLWRERVKGVAAIFETAGQFFYVFAMASNAIVAAPLIASYSVFSVILSRLFLKERLSRLQYAVIVLVLAGIALLGLADEL, encoded by the coding sequence ATGTGGTTTCTATTTGCACTACTGACGTCTCTAGCTTGGGGGAGTGCCGATCTGTTCTATAAAAAAGGCAGCGACAGCCGGGACCCGTTCAGTCATCTGAAAATCGTCGTCATGGTGGGTCTGGTGATGGGGATTCACGGCACAGCCTATCTGTTGATCCAAGGGCTGTCCTTTGATCCGATCGATATGATTCGTTATTTGCCGGTATCGGCGCTGTACATCTTATCGATGGCGATCGGCTACTTCGGGCTCCGGTACATCGAGCTTTCCATCGCATCGCCGGTACAGAACTCGTCCGGGGCGGTGACAGCGATCCTGCTGTATCTGTTCTTCCCCCATGATCTCGGATGGATGGACATTACAGGGGTAGCGATCATTACCTTCGGCGTTGTAGGGCTGGCCATTCTGGAGAAGCAGGAAGAGCGAATGGCTCTGAAATCCGGGACTGAGAACCTTAACGCCAAATATCAAATCGGCGTGATGGCGATCACCTTTCCGCTGCTGTACTGTCTGCTTGACGGCTTAGGCACGTTTGCCGACGGCATTTATCTGGACGAGCTGAAGCTGATTGGGGAAGATGCTGCACTTCTGGCTTACGAGTTCACGTTTTTCCTGTGTGCTGCGGTGGTCTATATCTACTTGGTTGCGGTCAAAAAACAGCGGTTCAACCTCTGGAGAGAACGCGTCAAAGGCGTTGCCGCGATCTTCGAGACGGCCGGCCAGTTCTTCTACGTATTCGCTATGGCCAGCAACGCCATCGTGGCGGCTCCGCTGATCGCTTCGTACAGCGTCTTCTCGGTGATTTTATCCCGCCTGTTCCTTAAAGAACGGCTCAGCCGGCTGCAATATGCAGTCATCGTACTCGTGCTGGCGGGGATCGCCTTGCTTGGCTTGGCGGACGAGCTGTAG
- a CDS encoding DUF378 domain-containing protein codes for MKTLNAIALALLIVGGLNWLLVGLFQYDLVAGIFGGQDSTMSRIIYTLVGICAIYAFKFFNDVTDDEVAR; via the coding sequence ATGAAAACGTTAAACGCAATAGCGCTCGCACTACTGATTGTGGGCGGATTAAACTGGCTGTTGGTGGGGCTCTTTCAATATGACTTAGTGGCAGGCATTTTCGGCGGGCAAGATTCGACCATGTCGCGGATCATCTACACGCTCGTCGGCATTTGCGCCATCTATGCGTTTAAGTTCTTCAACGATGTCACGGACGATGAAGTCGCCAGATAA
- a CDS encoding SGNH/GDSL hydrolase family protein, whose translation MIYTALGDSITYGDNASSPRLAYPQLIVSDYNRSNPRPIRGYVLARSGWTSSNLLDAVLWQGSDMIRRSSVVSVWIGGVDLANSAITPLVNGGPFPNMELLFQFRRNLSAILERIRKTSSARIVCCTQYNPFPSSSLAVEWIGRLNQTTHGIAAAYGAKVAPAHKWFEGKQAELIDGYRGGQLEDILGGTLPIHPNNRGHRVIASGLAPYLFPKTNVSSKKK comes from the coding sequence ATGATTTACACCGCACTTGGGGATTCCATTACGTATGGCGATAACGCTTCCTCGCCGCGGCTGGCCTATCCTCAGTTGATCGTATCGGATTATAATCGCTCTAACCCCCGGCCTATCCGGGGTTATGTATTAGCCCGGTCCGGCTGGACCAGCAGCAATCTGCTGGACGCCGTGCTGTGGCAAGGCTCGGACATGATTAGACGCTCCTCTGTCGTATCGGTCTGGATTGGCGGCGTCGATTTGGCAAATTCGGCGATTACGCCGCTTGTGAATGGCGGTCCGTTTCCGAATATGGAGCTGCTCTTCCAATTCCGCCGGAATCTGAGCGCCATCCTGGAGCGTATCCGCAAAACCAGCTCCGCCCGGATCGTATGCTGCACGCAGTACAACCCGTTCCCGAGCAGTTCACTTGCCGTCGAGTGGATCGGCCGCCTGAACCAGACGACCCATGGCATCGCCGCCGCTTACGGCGCCAAAGTCGCACCGGCGCACAAATGGTTCGAAGGGAAGCAAGCTGAACTGATCGACGGGTACCGAGGAGGCCAATTGGAGGACATCCTCGGCGGAACGCTGCCGATTCATCCGAACAATCGGGGGCATCGGGTGATTGCGAGCGGCCTTGCGCCCTATCTTTTTCCTAAAACCAATGTGTCTTCGAAGAAAAAATAG